tttttttttagtcATTTATATGATGTGGGTGTCGCacgctgtgccaacatttattatccatctttaattacccttgaggggcagttaagagtcaaccacattgctgtgggtctggagtcacatgtccgccagaccaggtaagatgtcctttcctaaaggacattaatgaaccagatgggtttttatgacaatcgacaatggatcatcattcgacttttgatttcagattttcttatatgccttttctatctcctgattattTCCTGCCGCACATCCTGACGACTGCTAGGGGGCttatacataactcccatcagggtctttttacctttgcgactcCTCAACCATACCCACATAGATTCTATGCATTGCAATCCTATATCGTTCCTTGCGATCGATTCAATTTCATGCCTCACTAACAATGCACCTCgctccctctgcccatctgcctgaccTTTTGATGGGGCACATAtctttgtatatttagatcccacccCTGATACccatgcagccacgtctctgtgatgcccacaacatcgtacaggccaatttcaatgtgcgcaacaagctcatttaccttgttccgtatactgcatgcatttaggtacaacaccctcagtcctgcattgaccaccttctTTCTCatatttgtcaccttttttgctttgCCTGAAGTTAGAATTTTGTCACCTTCTATACTCTCTATTCTATTACatggtctggaaactttactaacctctcctgaactctctgctcctttaactagtttaaagtcctcgccattaacctgcactcctaccttctcctttagctttgattttctaattctccatacaactgaaccctcctgcccactatttagtttaaagctctaTCTACAGCCATAGTTATGCAATTGCCAGGACTcttgtcccagcatgattcagatgaacacCGTCCCATCAGAACAGGTcacctcttccccagtactggtgccaatttcCCATTAATTCAAAACCATTTCTCCCACGCCAATCTTTGAACCATGGATTtgcctccttaatcttattgaccctgtgccaattagcttgtggcacaggtagcaatttagagattattatctttttggttctgcttttttatAGAATAGAAACACACAATGCAAAGAAACAAAATCAGTTCTGATGAAGGAACATTTATTCTGTTTCAATATATTTTAACATGGGAAAATTATAGTTTTCAACACAAAATCTAGAAATCTCTCATGCGTCTGAAAGATCCGATAGTTGAGTTGTAGCCGCCCCAGTCACTGTATCTCCTGTATTCTCCAGGCCTCATGAAGTACTGTCGGCCTCTGTAGTTGGGATGTTCATAGAAGGTCCAGTAACCGTCCATCACATGGCAGGAGTGGATGTCACGGTAACGGAAACGATCGTAGACAGATGGACAGTCATCCATGAATTCCATCATCTGTCCTCCAAAGTCAGGCCTCTCGTAAATCTTCATTCTGTAGTTTCCACCTCGGTACTGTGATAGAAATAAATTAAACATTCATCAGAGAGATAGAAATAAAGTAAAGCCGCCATAAT
This genomic window from Scyliorhinus torazame isolate Kashiwa2021f chromosome 2, sScyTor2.1, whole genome shotgun sequence contains:
- the LOC140393355 gene encoding gamma-crystallin S-1-like — protein: MGKVIFYEDRNFQGRHYECSSDCADLSPYFSRCNSIRVESDWWVMYEKPNYMGYQYVLSKGEYPDYQRWMGFNDNIRSCRSYPHYRGGNYRMKIYERPDFGGQMMEFMDDCPSVYDRFRYRDIHSCHVMDGYWTFYEHPNYRGRQYFMRPGEYRRYSDWGGYNSTIGSFRRMRDF